A part of Chloroflexota bacterium genomic DNA contains:
- the rbsD gene encoding D-ribose pyranase: protein MKKDRVLNPDIVAEIAALGHTEYFCIADCGLPIPEGVAIVDVSVTAMIPTFLQVLKSVEAELVVESYIVASEIVEKNPETLKEIESLMGGKPVEMVPHEEFKKLTANAKCIIRTGETSPYANIILVGGVNF from the coding sequence ATGAAAAAAGATAGAGTTCTTAATCCTGATATTGTTGCCGAGATTGCAGCACTAGGCCATACGGAATATTTTTGTATTGCAGATTGTGGTTTACCCATTCCGGAGGGGGTTGCTATTGTCGATGTATCAGTTACAGCGATGATCCCTACTTTCTTACAGGTTTTGAAATCAGTTGAAGCAGAACTTGTTGTGGAATCATATATCGTGGCGAGTGAAATCGTCGAGAAGAATCCAGAGACTCTAAAGGAAATTGAATCTTTGATGGGCGGAAAACCAGTCGAGATGGTGCCCCATGAGGAATTCAAGAAGCTGACTGCCAATGCGAAATGTATTATCAGAACTGGCGAGACTTCGCCTTATGCCAATATTATCCTTGTTGGTGGTGTGAATTTCTAA
- a CDS encoding carbohydrate ABC transporter substrate-binding protein, protein MGKKIVSLLFIFVMLAGAVTACTQGEATEVVSGSEDDGAEEVTGLGNGTLHIIGSERTYPGEAEAWDEVIADFEEEYGVTVEVKWQGAWNEVPQMLETARMAGEPVDISSAGAGLINTTLVRSGIAMDLTEYIEPFQDRFSEGSFLAYTIDDKVWGIPFGASSTTGVIYNKTMFDELGLEEPTTYEELLAVAKVIEEEKGIIPMIHDGKAPWFWPIWYFEAYAQTTGNTSIANIVEFLSGNKQFTGEAEMAAFDKIAQFYSDGILTQESLDTDSDAKFAVFAQEKAAMFYAGTWHLSPVRAAVEDAFEIGIFEFPIIVEGSTSQHGGGPGDCFMIPSFADPANYGLSRQFFEFISRPENATKILSRRDPLGPSIAAVPSTDTEPLAEELVAEFYPNTITFLDWIWPVEVNDAFVSGIPAVLTGNMTSEEATQAVQNALDTLIEEEDFQFDWWSTWTVEDWDKVTMKNLPEIEVID, encoded by the coding sequence ATGGGTAAGAAAATAGTCTCTTTACTGTTTATTTTTGTGATGCTGGCAGGTGCAGTGACTGCTTGTACACAAGGCGAGGCCACTGAAGTAGTGTCTGGTTCGGAAGATGACGGGGCAGAAGAAGTGACAGGCCTTGGTAATGGTACGCTTCATATCATCGGTAGTGAACGTACATATCCTGGAGAAGCTGAAGCTTGGGATGAAGTTATTGCTGATTTCGAGGAAGAATATGGCGTGACTGTCGAGGTCAAATGGCAAGGGGCGTGGAATGAAGTTCCCCAAATGCTTGAGACAGCTCGTATGGCTGGTGAACCTGTGGACATTAGTTCCGCTGGTGCAGGCTTGATCAATACCACCTTGGTACGCTCTGGTATTGCCATGGATCTGACTGAGTATATTGAACCATTCCAGGATCGTTTCTCTGAAGGGTCTTTCCTGGCTTACACCATTGATGATAAAGTTTGGGGCATCCCCTTTGGCGCTTCATCAACGACCGGTGTGATCTATAACAAGACCATGTTTGATGAATTAGGTTTGGAAGAACCGACAACCTACGAAGAACTATTAGCTGTTGCCAAGGTTATTGAAGAAGAAAAAGGGATCATTCCAATGATCCATGATGGGAAAGCCCCCTGGTTCTGGCCGATTTGGTATTTTGAGGCCTATGCTCAGACGACTGGTAACACATCGATTGCTAATATTGTCGAATTCCTCTCAGGTAACAAACAATTTACTGGTGAAGCTGAGATGGCGGCTTTTGATAAGATTGCACAATTCTACAGTGATGGAATCCTAACGCAAGAATCGCTTGACACGGATTCTGATGCCAAGTTTGCAGTCTTTGCTCAGGAAAAAGCAGCGATGTTCTATGCTGGCACCTGGCATCTTTCTCCCGTTCGTGCTGCAGTTGAAGATGCCTTTGAAATCGGTATCTTTGAGTTCCCGATCATTGTTGAAGGTTCCACTTCCCAGCATGGTGGCGGCCCCGGTGACTGCTTCATGATTCCGTCGTTTGCTGATCCTGCGAATTATGGCCTCTCTCGACAGTTCTTTGAATTCATTTCTCGCCCTGAGAATGCGACAAAGATTCTCTCTCGTCGGGATCCCTTAGGCCCATCTATTGCAGCAGTGCCTTCGACTGATACAGAACCTCTGGCCGAGGAACTGGTTGCAGAATTCTATCCAAACACCATCACATTCCTGGACTGGATTTGGCCGGTGGAAGTGAATGATGCGTTTGTTTCTGGTATTCCAGCTGTGCTTACAGGTAATATGACTTCTGAAGAAGCAACACAAGCTGTTCAGAACGCATTGGACACATTGATTGAAGAAGAAGATTTCCAATTTGACTGGTGGTCCACATGGACGGTAGAAGATTGGGATAAGGTGACAATGAAGAACCTGCCTGAGATTGAGGTAATTGATTAA
- a CDS encoding DMT family transporter → MLKKRSTTIAITLGILISMSVSNILTKFAYRDMSPITFIYCSLFVGIVTMLIYTFVIKKERIPKELMTKQVWSLILQIAFFNFVLGTLGIYSLNYLNASTHSYLTNFIGFITMAMSIFLLKEAPTLWQIVGAVIAFSGLRLFFPELPKDNQLIGVVMVLVSITGVAYTNNITRKLAQVTENKISNNVISTLAISIGGSLAIIIYLFMDGFSPVIPTVADFGIILFVGIVTRAIGLTVWNLILRTLRSYEASILGASTVIWTSILSVIFLGETLLLNQVFGILLMLVGLILVQIRKGRIFTKSQH, encoded by the coding sequence ATGCTGAAGAAACGCTCTACAACTATTGCAATTACCTTGGGGATTCTAATCAGCATGTCAGTATCAAATATACTGACAAAGTTTGCATATCGTGACATGTCTCCAATTACGTTCATCTATTGCAGCTTGTTTGTGGGAATTGTCACGATGCTTATATATACCTTTGTCATTAAAAAAGAACGGATTCCAAAGGAATTGATGACAAAGCAGGTTTGGTCGCTTATCCTCCAAATTGCCTTTTTTAATTTTGTCTTGGGAACATTGGGGATTTATTCTTTGAATTACCTCAATGCATCTACCCATTCTTACCTGACCAATTTCATTGGTTTCATAACAATGGCTATGAGCATCTTTCTTTTAAAGGAAGCGCCTACGTTGTGGCAGATTGTTGGAGCGGTGATTGCATTTTCCGGGTTGAGGCTCTTTTTCCCGGAGCTGCCAAAAGATAACCAGTTGATCGGTGTTGTCATGGTGTTGGTTTCCATTACTGGAGTTGCCTACACAAATAACATTACCAGGAAACTGGCTCAGGTGACTGAAAATAAGATCAGTAATAATGTGATCTCAACCTTGGCAATTTCCATTGGCGGATCTTTAGCGATCATTATTTATCTGTTTATGGATGGTTTCTCTCCTGTGATTCCAACAGTAGCAGATTTTGGCATCATTCTCTTTGTGGGTATTGTGACCCGCGCGATTGGCCTGACTGTCTGGAATTTAATCCTGAGAACTTTACGCTCGTATGAGGCTTCAATCCTGGGTGCATCCACTGTAATTTGGACCTCCATATTGTCGGTGATCTTCTTAGGTGAAACGCTGCTTTTGAATCAAGTATTTGGAATATTGCTGATGTTAGTTGGTCTGATACTGGTTCAAATTCGAAAAGGCAGGATATTTACAAAATCCCAGCATTGA
- a CDS encoding LacI family DNA-binding transcriptional regulator — MDKVTIKDVAKEAGVSYTTVSHVINGTRRVKPETKARVEDALKKLDYTPNSLARSLRVGSTKTIGLIVPDASNLFFAEISRKIEDLGFQLGYSVILGNSDNDPNKQSNYINTLIAKQVDGVIFMATGGDVEDLQSLLKNKIPVVVADRYVPLEFADVVLLDNEAAGYEATKYLLDLGHECIACITGPNHLSPSMKRVEGYKKALAERNIPFKSSLVKAGNFRFDGGMSEMTDLLNGSCKPTAVFVLNDMMAIGAIAAIRKAGLNIPDDISVIGFDDIELAAITTPSLTTIAQPFDEMAEQVIHLLIDKIQGNRTDGHKRISLNAELIVRESTSAKENRK, encoded by the coding sequence ATGGACAAGGTTACGATAAAAGATGTAGCAAAAGAAGCAGGGGTGTCTTATACAACGGTGTCTCATGTGATTAATGGCACCAGACGAGTCAAACCAGAAACCAAGGCTCGCGTTGAAGACGCTTTAAAGAAATTGGATTATACGCCGAACAGCCTGGCAAGGTCTTTACGGGTTGGGTCCACGAAGACAATTGGTCTGATTGTGCCAGACGCGTCCAACCTCTTCTTTGCTGAAATTTCTCGCAAAATTGAGGATTTAGGTTTTCAACTGGGCTATAGCGTTATTCTTGGTAATAGCGACAATGATCCAAATAAACAAAGTAATTATATAAATACTTTAATTGCGAAACAGGTTGATGGGGTGATCTTTATGGCAACAGGGGGTGATGTGGAGGATCTCCAATCTCTGTTAAAAAATAAGATCCCGGTTGTCGTCGCTGACCGTTATGTACCACTCGAGTTTGCAGACGTTGTTTTGCTTGATAATGAGGCCGCAGGTTATGAGGCGACAAAGTACTTGTTGGACCTGGGTCATGAATGTATCGCTTGCATAACGGGGCCGAATCACCTTTCACCGAGTATGAAACGGGTAGAAGGTTACAAGAAAGCACTTGCGGAACGTAATATTCCCTTCAAATCGAGTTTAGTCAAGGCTGGCAATTTCCGCTTTGATGGAGGGATGTCTGAAATGACAGATCTCCTGAATGGTTCCTGCAAGCCAACTGCAGTATTTGTTTTGAATGACATGATGGCGATTGGCGCAATTGCCGCTATTCGTAAAGCTGGTCTCAACATTCCTGATGATATTTCAGTGATTGGCTTTGATGATATTGAGCTTGCGGCAATAACAACCCCATCGCTCACCACAATTGCCCAGCCTTTTGACGAAATGGCAGAGCAAGTCATTCATTTACTCATAGATAAAATCCAAGGAAACCGCACTGATGGGCATAAACGGATAAGCCTAAACGCGGAATTAATCGTACGAGAATCAACCAGCGCAAAGGAAAACAGAAAGTGA
- a CDS encoding ThuA domain-containing protein translates to MTRKALIFHGGWQGHEPKLVSKRFASLLEKEDFEVFVYDTLECLGDKDFLLSMDLIIPMWTQGELDDRYAFFLSEAVESGVGLAGAHGGMCDSFRWSVEYQFMTGSQWVAHPGDVYYHHISKLTEENLAYVQKNYPTPSDGFQTDYIVNVRRGAASPIVEGIPDFRVHSEQYYLHLDPCVNVLATTLVHTVGPHSANGPVAMPVVYTKLWGKGRVFYSSLGHVDAVFEIPEVTEIMRRGMLWAARK, encoded by the coding sequence ATGACAAGGAAAGCTTTGATATTTCATGGTGGATGGCAAGGCCATGAACCGAAATTAGTCAGCAAGCGATTTGCTAGTTTATTGGAAAAAGAAGACTTTGAAGTCTTTGTCTATGACACGTTGGAATGTCTGGGCGACAAGGACTTTTTGCTGTCTATGGATTTGATCATTCCCATGTGGACTCAGGGCGAACTTGACGATCGCTATGCCTTTTTCCTATCAGAGGCTGTCGAATCTGGGGTTGGGCTGGCGGGCGCTCATGGCGGCATGTGTGACTCCTTCCGCTGGTCAGTTGAGTATCAATTCATGACAGGCAGCCAATGGGTGGCGCACCCTGGGGACGTGTATTATCACCACATCTCAAAACTGACGGAAGAAAATTTGGCCTATGTGCAAAAGAACTATCCCACACCTTCAGATGGATTCCAGACAGATTACATTGTCAATGTCAGGCGGGGCGCAGCTTCTCCAATAGTGGAAGGGATTCCGGACTTTAGGGTGCATTCGGAACAATACTATTTGCACCTGGACCCATGCGTGAACGTTCTAGCAACCACTCTAGTGCATACTGTGGGACCGCACAGTGCAAATGGGCCGGTTGCGATGCCGGTGGTTTATACTAAGTTGTGGGGGAAGGGTCGAGTGTTCTACAGCTCACTTGGTCATGTTGATGCTGTTTTTGAGATCCCCGAGGTTACGGAAATTATGCGTCGGGGGATGCTTTGGGCGGCTCGCAAGTAA
- the rbsK gene encoding ribokinase produces the protein MNSIAVIGSLNIDLVVQTTRVPEAGETLSGDSFNVIPGGKGANQAVAASRAGGSVFMFGCVGQDTFGPKMISELQKAGVNTEFVETVADVSTGTATILVEQSGENRIVIVPGANAYVTPEWIDDRWDEISKSSLILLQHEVPLETVFHIIHRAAEDNIPVVLNPAPIYPIPENYLKQVSVLIVNEIECASLVGFPITDRLRAKEAAEILHYQGIDTVIVTLGSGGAFILNTDTNFHQPAFQVEVVDTTAAGDTFVGAFAASMLQKKSTQEAMRFSSAAAALAVTELGAQTSIPNAEEVYRYLLENQTD, from the coding sequence GTGAACAGCATTGCCGTCATTGGTAGTCTAAATATTGATCTTGTCGTTCAGACCACGAGGGTTCCCGAAGCTGGTGAAACCCTTTCTGGTGATAGTTTTAATGTGATCCCGGGAGGTAAGGGAGCAAACCAGGCAGTTGCGGCCAGCCGAGCCGGTGGCAGTGTATTTATGTTCGGCTGCGTTGGTCAGGACACCTTTGGGCCTAAGATGATCTCAGAACTCCAGAAAGCTGGTGTCAATACAGAATTTGTAGAGACTGTCGCTGACGTGTCTACTGGAACAGCCACGATCCTGGTTGAGCAGAGCGGTGAAAACCGAATTGTGATTGTGCCCGGCGCTAATGCTTATGTAACGCCGGAGTGGATTGACGACCGATGGGATGAAATTTCGAAGTCTTCATTGATCCTGTTGCAGCATGAGGTCCCTCTGGAAACGGTTTTTCATATCATTCACCGGGCAGCCGAGGATAATATTCCGGTAGTCCTAAACCCTGCGCCTATATATCCTATTCCTGAAAATTACTTAAAGCAGGTCAGTGTACTTATCGTGAACGAGATCGAATGCGCCAGCCTGGTTGGTTTTCCGATTACCGATAGACTCAGAGCCAAAGAAGCTGCAGAAATTTTGCATTATCAAGGGATTGATACTGTTATCGTCACCTTGGGGAGCGGTGGTGCATTTATTCTCAATACGGATACAAATTTTCACCAACCAGCATTTCAGGTCGAAGTCGTCGATACGACTGCCGCTGGTGACACCTTTGTAGGTGCTTTTGCTGCATCAATGCTCCAAAAGAAATCAACGCAAGAAGCGATGCGTTTTTCCAGTGCCGCAGCGGCTTTGGCCGTAACGGAACTTGGCGCACAAACATCAATTCCAAATGCCGAGGAAGTGTATAGATATCTTTTGGAAAATCAAACTGATTGA
- a CDS encoding sugar ABC transporter permease, translating to MKKLTLAIKKYGLIYMMVLPAVILYSIFVIYPMIKGLHVSFYRWDGLSEMEWIGIKNYKFVFKDEIFWSAMKNTLLFAFVVSIAKNVIALFLALLLNRNIKFRTFFRTSTFLPVTLAFVVAGMLWSWMYNPIFGLINNFLTLVHLESLIQGWLSDPKIALWSIMFVDIWKWVGFHMVLFLTGIQAIPEELYEAARIDGAGRWHCFFHVTIPLVMQVTIVSFLLSITGAFVSNYDLVYVMTGGGPFHSTEVALTWIVSTTTRYAAVGKGNAMSMIMFVIVLVFGVLQMYFSQKNSYEM from the coding sequence ATGAAAAAACTGACGCTGGCTATAAAGAAATACGGCTTAATTTATATGATGGTGTTACCAGCCGTTATTCTTTATTCGATATTTGTGATCTATCCAATGATAAAGGGCCTTCATGTCTCCTTTTATCGGTGGGATGGCCTTTCTGAGATGGAATGGATTGGCATAAAAAATTATAAATTCGTGTTCAAAGACGAAATATTCTGGTCGGCGATGAAGAATACGCTATTGTTTGCTTTTGTCGTTTCGATCGCAAAAAATGTTATAGCGCTTTTCTTGGCGTTATTATTAAATCGGAATATTAAGTTTCGTACATTCTTTCGAACGTCAACCTTCTTACCGGTTACTTTGGCATTTGTTGTGGCTGGTATGCTTTGGTCTTGGATGTATAATCCCATATTTGGACTTATCAATAACTTTTTAACGCTTGTGCACCTTGAATCATTAATTCAGGGATGGTTGTCTGATCCAAAGATTGCGCTTTGGTCTATTATGTTCGTTGATATTTGGAAATGGGTTGGGTTCCATATGGTACTTTTCTTGACGGGCATCCAGGCTATCCCAGAAGAATTATATGAAGCGGCTCGGATTGATGGTGCAGGGCGGTGGCATTGTTTCTTTCATGTCACTATCCCGTTGGTGATGCAGGTAACCATTGTCAGCTTCCTGTTATCGATCACCGGAGCTTTTGTGAGTAACTATGATCTGGTCTACGTTATGACAGGTGGTGGGCCTTTCCACTCCACCGAAGTCGCCCTGACATGGATTGTCTCGACAACTACTCGTTATGCTGCTGTCGGCAAAGGTAATGCTATGTCGATGATTATGTTTGTCATAGTGCTTGTATTCGGTGTTCTCCAGATGTATTTCTCTCAAAAGAATTCATACGAGATGTAG
- a CDS encoding sugar phosphate isomerase/epimerase: MKIAYTLWTWLMDEHNEWGPTSSNLKKNFEDSLREVSDLGFKYFEDFNLIVNLFEGADAEFDDLCAKYDMKFVNVYHYIKTDFEQDLAMAKKCCEFLNKHDANLMNLQAPFTTTPRGERPTPEELEETIIKVNKINEIAQDHGVTVCFHPHFGSTVHYEEDITRALEGFEPSVKICLDTAHTRLAGMKVYDKIREIGDRIAYVHLKDVCDSKDFALADQMFRFKVLGMGTIDFAEVFKALEDIKFDGFACFEQDYQRICNYETGLSARNYLHKIGRM, from the coding sequence ATGAAAATTGCATATACATTATGGACCTGGTTAATGGATGAACATAATGAATGGGGACCCACCAGTTCAAATTTGAAGAAGAACTTTGAAGATTCCTTGCGAGAGGTTTCAGACCTGGGTTTCAAGTATTTCGAAGACTTCAACTTAATTGTAAATCTATTCGAGGGCGCCGATGCGGAATTCGACGATCTTTGTGCAAAATATGATATGAAATTCGTCAATGTATATCATTATATTAAGACGGATTTTGAACAAGATTTGGCTATGGCAAAGAAGTGCTGCGAATTCCTCAATAAACATGATGCCAACTTGATGAATCTCCAAGCGCCATTTACAACAACACCCAGAGGTGAACGTCCAACACCTGAAGAGCTTGAAGAGACGATTATCAAGGTTAATAAGATTAATGAAATAGCCCAGGACCATGGCGTTACAGTTTGTTTCCATCCCCATTTTGGATCAACAGTTCATTACGAAGAGGATATTACACGAGCGCTCGAGGGTTTTGAACCGTCCGTGAAGATTTGCCTGGATACAGCTCATACTCGTCTGGCTGGCATGAAGGTCTATGACAAGATCAGAGAAATTGGTGACCGGATCGCTTATGTTCATCTCAAGGACGTCTGTGATTCAAAAGATTTTGCTTTGGCTGATCAGATGTTCCGGTTCAAGGTCCTTGGCATGGGTACGATTGACTTTGCTGAGGTTTTCAAAGCCCTTGAAGATATCAAATTTGATGGATTTGCTTGTTTTGAACAGGATTACCAGCGGATTTGCAATTACGAGACTGGTTTGAGTGCTCGGAATTACTTGCACAAAATTGGAAGGATGTAG
- a CDS encoding carbohydrate ABC transporter permease — MKQKNTIKSEKLKSLGLDITAYVILFLVVIFTVYPVIWMLLGSLKTPNEFYVNVWGFPEVPIWRNYIEAWQMANLGPKFINSVIITVGTLALVLPLASLAAYAFAKMKFPGSNLLFYFFLLSLMIPRGVTAIPTFSVVIGLGIQNTRLSLILVLAALNLGFAIFLMRAYFISLPKSIEEAALVDGCNPITAFFKVVLPISKPAYATVIIFTGLNTWNEYFMSSILIRSEKLQTLPIGLVSFIGQYQTNYPQLFASLSIMTIPVVLLYIIGQKQFIEGLTKGAVKG, encoded by the coding sequence ATGAAACAAAAGAACACTATTAAATCTGAGAAACTAAAAAGCCTTGGGCTGGATATCACAGCCTATGTCATTCTTTTCTTGGTCGTAATTTTTACAGTATATCCAGTAATTTGGATGCTCTTAGGCTCTTTAAAAACCCCAAATGAATTCTATGTAAATGTATGGGGGTTCCCTGAAGTGCCAATTTGGCGAAATTACATTGAAGCCTGGCAGATGGCAAATCTCGGGCCGAAGTTTATCAATAGTGTAATTATCACTGTTGGAACCCTGGCGTTGGTTTTGCCATTAGCTTCTTTAGCAGCATATGCGTTTGCCAAGATGAAGTTCCCTGGCAGTAATTTGTTGTTCTATTTCTTCTTATTGAGCCTAATGATTCCAAGAGGGGTAACAGCCATTCCTACGTTTTCTGTTGTGATTGGTTTGGGTATTCAAAATACACGGTTGTCTCTGATCCTGGTTCTGGCGGCATTGAATTTGGGATTTGCAATATTCCTAATGCGAGCCTATTTCATATCGTTGCCAAAATCCATTGAAGAGGCAGCTTTGGTGGATGGATGCAACCCGATAACAGCGTTTTTCAAGGTGGTTCTGCCGATTTCAAAGCCCGCCTATGCAACAGTAATTATTTTCACTGGGCTGAACACTTGGAATGAATATTTTATGAGCAGTATTCTGATCCGAAGTGAAAAACTGCAAACACTACCTATTGGTCTCGTGTCATTTATCGGCCAATATCAAACAAATTACCCCCAGTTGTTTGCATCATTATCAATCATGACGATCCCGGTTGTCTTGCTCTACATCATCGGACAAAAACAATTCATTGAAGGATTGACAAAAGGTGCTGTAAAAGGTTAA
- a CDS encoding Gfo/Idh/MocA family oxidoreductase, whose product MDKKVLRVGIVGCGEIAQVAHLPLLQELPNLEVTAICDLSEKILNYLGPRYNIEKRYTDYHDLVKSDDVDIVLVTTRDHAPVTIAAMNAGKHVFCEKPMCFNVEEADAIIAAEKASGVKYMVGMMKRQDPAYQYVLPLIKELDDVHLVRVHDFGGDYTINGEIYDEVRNDDLPQEVRDEMADSDMRKMIKGIGEDRKELGVAYSTLLYLMVHDAILLQEAFGRPTEIQYADVYNNDTILAVLKFGEDIRCVYEGGLLLKRRDWDERFEVFSDSKRISVQFPFPYIKNAQTLVKINEQDVHDPKANVDKTVYVSYDEAFKREWRHFYECITEDKEPFTNSEKARNDIELSANIIKAVKI is encoded by the coding sequence ATGGATAAAAAGGTTTTACGTGTTGGTATCGTTGGGTGTGGTGAGATTGCCCAGGTGGCTCACCTCCCATTACTCCAGGAATTGCCCAATTTGGAAGTTACCGCTATTTGCGATCTCAGTGAAAAGATCCTGAACTATCTTGGGCCTCGCTACAACATTGAGAAACGTTACACCGATTATCACGACCTGGTCAAATCCGACGATGTTGACATCGTTTTGGTTACCACCCGGGACCATGCGCCAGTTACCATTGCAGCCATGAATGCCGGTAAACATGTCTTCTGTGAAAAGCCGATGTGCTTCAACGTCGAAGAAGCGGATGCCATCATCGCCGCCGAAAAAGCAAGTGGCGTTAAATATATGGTTGGCATGATGAAGCGTCAGGATCCCGCATACCAATATGTGCTTCCGTTGATCAAGGAACTGGACGATGTGCATTTGGTTCGGGTTCACGATTTTGGCGGCGATTACACAATCAATGGCGAGATCTATGATGAGGTCCGTAACGATGACCTCCCTCAGGAAGTCCGTGATGAAATGGCGGATTCTGATATGCGCAAAATGATCAAAGGCATTGGTGAGGACAGGAAAGAACTTGGTGTCGCCTATAGCACTTTGTTATATCTGATGGTCCATGACGCCATCCTTCTGCAGGAAGCCTTCGGGCGGCCAACTGAAATTCAATATGCGGACGTTTACAACAACGATACTATCTTGGCCGTCTTAAAATTTGGCGAGGATATTCGCTGCGTTTATGAGGGCGGATTACTTCTTAAACGTCGGGATTGGGATGAAAGGTTTGAGGTTTTCTCTGACTCGAAACGAATTTCGGTTCAATTCCCCTTCCCATATATCAAAAACGCTCAGACCCTGGTCAAGATCAATGAACAGGATGTCCATGACCCCAAAGCCAATGTTGATAAGACTGTATACGTTTCATATGACGAAGCTTTTAAGCGTGAATGGCGCCACTTCTATGAGTGCATCACAGAAGATAAAGAGCCTTTCACCAACAGCGAGAAAGCCCGCAATGACATTGAGCTGAGTGCCAATATTATTAAAGCTGTCAAAATCTAA